The following are from one region of the Vulpes vulpes isolate BD-2025 chromosome 14, VulVul3, whole genome shotgun sequence genome:
- the MKRN3 gene encoding LOW QUALITY PROTEIN: E3 ubiquitin-protein ligase makorin-3 (The sequence of the model RefSeq protein was modified relative to this genomic sequence to represent the inferred CDS: inserted 1 base in 1 codon), whose product MEEPAAPTEASEASGAPTGAEVAGEGAPGPSLHMRPVFRQFAAAGPAPLRASRRRPAQASGGGAGPSRLQGRSSGSWTKQVTCRYFLHGLCKEGENCRYSHDLSGRLQAGESPGSPPGASADPSPSTAAHIETLPQEVAEASSVAFACSLPAIGLAAEGGFFEAERDNAGLEAAGGAGVEGWENAIEFVPGQPYRGRMIPSVPRASVQSPVTEREQIAVGRGQQLCRDAAMGQCFRGESCMYVHGEICDMCGLQVLHPVDAAQRADHIKACIEAHEKDMELSFAVQRSMDKVCGICMEVVYEKANPSDCRFGILSNCTHTYCLRCIRRWRTDKQFGNRIVKSCPQCRVTSNFVIPSEFWVEEEEEKQKLIQQYKEAMSNKTCRYFAGGRGFCPFGDNCFYKHADPEGLGEDPQRLSAEASGAHCGQFSEPTQVREGEMPFKSSKKELVMLRLANLLFKCFISLGNDEIXFSKDQWDLLHYELEKNISV is encoded by the exons ATGGAAGAGCCTGCAGCTCCCACTGAAGCCTCTGAGGCATCTGGGGCACCTACGGGGGCCGAGGTGGCAGGGGAGGGTGCACCTGGGCCTTCACTCCACATGCGCCCGGTCTTCCGGCAATTTGCGGCTGCGGGCCCGGCCCCCCTCCGTGCGTCACGTCGGAGGCCTGCCCAGGCctcggggggaggggcggggcccagTCGCTTGCAGGGCCGGAGCAGCGGCAGCTGGACAAAGCAAGTCACCTGCAGGTATTTTCTGCATGGGCTTTGCAAGGAGGGGGAGAACTGTCGTTATTCCCATGACCTCTCGGGCCGGCTGCAGGCTGGGGAGAGCCCTGGTTCACCGCCTGGGGCCTCCGCAGACCCAAGCCCTAGCACGGCTGCGCATATTGAGACCTTGCCTCAGGAAGTGGCTGAAGCCTCCTCTGTTGCGTTCGCCTGCTCCTTGCCTGCGATTGGCTTAGCTGCTGAAGGGGGTTTCTTTGAAGCTGAGAGAGACAATGCAGGCCTTGAAGCTGCCGGAGGAGCTGGTGTGGAAGGTTGGGAGAATGCCATTGAGTTTGTTCCTGGGCAACCCTACCGGGGCCGCATGATCCCTTCTGTTCCCAGGGCTTCTGTGCAGAGCCCAGTGACTGAGAGGGAACAGATTGCagtgggcagggggcagcagcTTTGCCGAGATGCGGCTATGGGGCAGTGCTTTCGTGGGGAGAGCTGTATGTATGTCCATGGAGAGATATGTGATATGTGTGGGCTTCAGGTCTTGCACCCTGTGGATGCTGCACAGAGGGCAGACCATATAAAGGCTTGCATTGAAGCACACGAGAAGGATATGGAGCTCTCGTTTGCAGTTCAGCGAAGTATGGACAAAGTGTGTGGCATCTGCATGGAGGTTGTCTATGAGAAAGCCAACCCCAGTGACTGCCGCTTTGGCATCCTCTCCAACTGCACCCACACCTACTGTCTTAGGTGTATCCGCAGGTGGAGGACTGACAAGCAGTTTGGCAACAGGATCGTCAAGTCCTGTCCACAGTGCAGGGTCACCTCCAACTTTGTGATTCCCAGTGAGttctgggtggaggaggaggaagagaagcagaaacttaTTCAGCAATACAAGGAGGCAATGAGCAACAAGACTTGCAGGTATTTTGCAGGAGGCAGGGGTTTCTGCCCATTTGGAGATAACTGTTTTTACAAGCATGCAGACCCAGAGGGCCTGGGAGAGGATCCTCAGAGGCTGAGTGCTGAGGCATCCGGTGCTCACTGCGGTCAATTTTCGGAGCCTACTCAGGTGCGAGAGGGTGAGATGCCctttaaaagcagtaaaaaagaGCTTGTCATGCTTCGGCTGGCCAATCTGTtgtttaagtgttttatttcacTGGGAAATGatgaga tcttttcaaaggacCAGTGGGACTTGCTTCATTAtgagctggaaaaaaatatttcagtttga